TTTCCACAAAACCATATTCACCGGAGTATTCAAAGTTGAATTCCTCAGCATTGGTTCTGATTGCCTTATCCCAGTCGAAATCTTTCCAATAAGCACCGGATCCTTTCTTGCCAAAAAGTTTTGGTACCACGAAAGTCTTATTTTTACTATCATAGATCTGTTTTCCACGATGAACTTTCACCGGCCAGATTCGGGCTTCAGCATCATCATAGGATCCTTCAAAAGGATTGATCACAACTACTCCACTATCATCAATTGGATCATCCGGTAATACAAATTTGTTATTGCCATTGAACCACTTGTATTCCGGTTGAATATTTTGTTCCCAGACAAATTCGCCCTTGGCTGTCATGTAGGTTACAAATCCACGCTCATCCTTAAGCTTAAGGGGTTTGCCATTCTCATCAAACTTGCCAGCCTTGGACCAATCCCACCACATCTTGGTGGGGCGCTCAACAGCCATGAATGGTATATGACAGGTCTGACAGGAAACCTTATCGACGTGATCATTATATTTTGGCAGGTTAACATGAGGTGACAAGCCATGACAGGATTCGCAAGTACTTGATGAAAGATCCGGTGAGGGCAGATCAATACCATGGTGGTCGATAGCCAAAGGATCATAACGACTGCCACTGATGGAGTGTTCATCCGTGGAATGACATTGTGAACAGGAAAAGTTCTCTCCATCAATCCCCATATGGACATCCAATTGGCGGGTGGGTCTAAGCAGAGATCCATCCAGATCACCATGCTTAACCCCATCACCTCCACCACCGTAAAAGTGACAGGCTCCA
This Candidatus Neomarinimicrobiota bacterium DNA region includes the following protein-coding sequences:
- a CDS encoding tetrathionate reductase family octaheme c-type cytochrome — protein: SCHTEASMQIHKTKHWTWDVTSHQDQNLGKRHVINNFCVGVQGNEPRCTSCHTGYGWKDDSFDFTSEERVDCLVCHDQTGTYKKFPTKAGDVILTDTKFKGKLLKGIDLTYVAQNVGETSRQTCGACHFYGGGGDGVKHGDLDGSLLRPTRQLDVHMGIDGENFSCSQCHSTDEHSISGSRYDPLAIDHHGIDLPSPDLSSSTCESCHGLSPHVNLPKYNDHVDKVSCQTCHIPFMAVERPTKMWWDWSKAGKFDENGKPLKLKDERGFVTYMTAKGEFVWEQNIQPEYKWFNGNNKFVLPDDPIDDSGVVVINPFEGSYDDAEARIWPVKVHRGKQIYDSKNKTFVVPKLFGKKGSGAYWKDFDWDKAIRTNAEEFNFEYSGEYGFVETEMNWALNHMVQPKEKALTCNDCHSREGRLAGLAGFYMPGRDSWSWLEILGKLMIIGSLLGVLVHGSLRFVASRRRTS